The Thioalkalivibrio sulfidiphilus HL-EbGr7 genome includes a window with the following:
- the amrA gene encoding AmmeMemoRadiSam system protein A has translation MPSVTEALAPGAGRELLAVARESILHGLSQGVPSSPDPADYDHPLQAPGASFVTLRSAGGDLRGCIGHLEAHRPLVLDVAGNAFSAAFLDPRFSPVNEAEFTQLDIHISVLGPSEPLPADAWRDLPSYLQPGHHGLIIQLGSRRATFLPAVWAQLPEAQEFVAALYRKAGLEAFADASGRITGLSAWVYTVHEIHSQTSAFS, from the coding sequence ATGCCTTCGGTGACTGAGGCCCTGGCGCCCGGCGCCGGGCGCGAGCTGCTGGCGGTCGCCCGGGAGTCCATCCTGCATGGTCTGAGCCAGGGCGTGCCATCAAGCCCCGATCCCGCCGACTATGACCATCCCCTGCAGGCGCCGGGGGCGAGCTTCGTCACCCTGCGCTCCGCCGGCGGTGATCTGCGGGGCTGCATCGGGCACCTGGAGGCCCACCGGCCGCTGGTGCTGGACGTGGCCGGCAATGCCTTCTCCGCGGCCTTCCTGGATCCGCGCTTCTCACCGGTCAACGAGGCGGAGTTCACCCAGCTGGACATCCACATCTCCGTGCTCGGCCCTTCCGAGCCCCTGCCGGCGGACGCCTGGCGGGACCTGCCGTCCTACCTGCAGCCCGGCCACCATGGCCTGATCATCCAGCTGGGATCGCGCCGGGCCACCTTTCTGCCCGCGGTCTGGGCACAGCTTCCCGAGGCGCAGGAGTTCGTGGCGGCGCTGTACCGCAAGGCGGGTCTCGAGGCCTTTGCCGATGCCTCGGGTCGCATCACCGGCTTGAGCGCCTGGGTGTACACGGTCCACGAGATCCACTCGCAGACCTCGGCTTTCAGCTGA
- the amrS gene encoding AmmeMemoRadiSam system radical SAM enzyme, which produces MTTPQIQTTVPTRYWHALPDGRIQCDLCPRECKLHEGQQGLCFVRARQHDRVVLTSYGRSSGFCVDPIEKKPLNHFLPGSPVLSFGTAGCNLACKFCQNWDMSKSREMDTLMDQASPEALARTAERLGCRSVAYTYNDPVIFLEYAVDTAIACRERGIRSVAVTAGYISPGAREDFFAHMDAANVDLKAFTEDFYWKTCGAHLDKVLETLRYIRHETEVWLELTTLLIPGHNDSDAELDRMTRWVVENLGPDVPMHFTAFHPDWKMTDVPRTPASTLTRAREIARRNGVHHAYTGNVRDELGASTYCHGCGERLIGRDGYRITHWQLTAEGHCPRCDTKLPGVFEAQPGDWGERRMPVRMAQLKWEV; this is translated from the coding sequence ATGACCACCCCCCAGATTCAGACCACCGTCCCCACCCGCTACTGGCATGCCCTGCCGGACGGGCGCATCCAGTGCGACCTCTGCCCCCGTGAATGCAAGCTCCACGAGGGTCAGCAGGGACTGTGCTTCGTGCGCGCCCGGCAACACGACCGGGTGGTGCTGACCAGTTACGGACGCTCCAGCGGCTTTTGCGTGGACCCCATCGAGAAGAAGCCGCTCAACCACTTCCTGCCCGGCTCGCCGGTGCTCTCCTTCGGCACCGCCGGCTGCAACCTGGCCTGCAAGTTCTGCCAGAACTGGGACATGAGCAAATCCCGGGAGATGGACACCCTCATGGACCAGGCCTCCCCCGAGGCCCTGGCCCGGACCGCGGAGCGGCTGGGCTGCCGCTCGGTGGCCTACACCTACAACGACCCGGTGATCTTCCTGGAATACGCGGTGGACACGGCCATCGCCTGCCGCGAGCGGGGCATCCGATCCGTGGCGGTGACCGCGGGCTACATCTCACCCGGCGCCCGGGAGGACTTCTTCGCCCACATGGACGCCGCGAACGTGGATCTGAAGGCCTTCACCGAGGACTTCTACTGGAAGACCTGCGGCGCCCACCTGGACAAGGTGCTGGAGACCCTGCGCTACATCCGCCACGAAACCGAGGTGTGGCTGGAGCTGACCACCCTGCTGATCCCCGGCCACAACGACTCCGATGCGGAACTGGATCGCATGACCCGCTGGGTGGTGGAAAACCTGGGCCCGGACGTGCCCATGCACTTCACCGCCTTTCACCCGGACTGGAAGATGACCGACGTGCCGCGCACCCCGGCCAGCACCCTGACCCGCGCCCGGGAGATCGCCCGGCGCAACGGCGTGCACCACGCCTACACCGGCAACGTGCGCGACGAGCTGGGCGCCAGCACCTACTGCCACGGCTGCGGCGAACGGCTCATAGGCCGCGACGGCTACCGCATCACCCACTGGCAGCTCACCGCCGAGGGTCATTGCCCGAGGTGCGACACGAAGCTGCCCGGCGTGTTCGAAGCGCAGCCGGGCGATTGGGGGGAACGGCGGATGCCAGTGCGGATGGCACAGTTGAAGTGGGAAGTGTGA
- a CDS encoding Crp/Fnr family transcriptional regulator has translation MSFDAKLNEFLSKHPMSASLTPSEVSILLEYLDEASFKSKQVIAEIGEVGEALYFVVDGEAALYHDDAGREVEVGRMKEGELMGEMSFFDRVPRAVRMRALKNGTRVLKLTRSMYDRLRVERPYIAVNLLEFAIISLDHLIRRVSEDVATFNRYFYAPGKK, from the coding sequence ATGTCGTTCGATGCCAAGCTCAACGAATTCCTGAGCAAACACCCCATGTCTGCCTCCCTCACCCCCAGCGAAGTGAGCATCCTGCTCGAATACCTGGACGAGGCCAGCTTCAAGAGCAAGCAGGTGATCGCGGAGATCGGCGAGGTGGGCGAGGCCCTGTATTTCGTGGTGGACGGCGAGGCCGCCCTGTACCACGACGACGCCGGGCGCGAGGTGGAGGTGGGGCGCATGAAGGAGGGCGAACTGATGGGCGAGATGTCCTTCTTCGACCGGGTGCCCCGGGCGGTGCGCATGCGCGCCCTGAAGAATGGCACCCGGGTGCTTAAGCTCACCCGCTCCATGTATGACCGCCTGCGCGTGGAGCGCCCCTACATCGCCGTGAACCTGCTGGAGTTCGCCATCATCAGTCTCGACCACCTGATCCGCCGGGTGAGCGAGGACGTGGCCACCTTCAACCGCTATTTCTACGCCCCGGGCAAGAAGTAG
- a CDS encoding YdcF family protein has product MQVLELLILPPASGLIAIVLGLLFWGRRLGKGLVFAGIAWLYVAATPLFAGWLLAGLERGYPVAPPLPEAAGAIVVLAGGRHPDAPEYGGETVSPHSLERLRYGARLHRDTGLPLLVSGGRVRGDEPAAEADLLADVLEGELGVAVRWRETESRNTCENALFSAHLLAEAGIEHALLVSHALHMPRAVWCFQRTELAVTPFPTLPMGDLSRHRGITVVLPQPRALWLTGQALHEYLGLVWYRVKWEVRIGK; this is encoded by the coding sequence GTGCAGGTCCTCGAACTGCTCATCCTGCCGCCCGCCAGCGGCTTGATCGCCATCGTGCTCGGGCTGCTGTTCTGGGGGCGCCGTCTGGGCAAGGGGCTGGTGTTCGCCGGCATCGCCTGGCTCTACGTGGCGGCCACGCCCCTGTTCGCGGGCTGGCTGCTGGCGGGACTGGAGCGCGGCTACCCGGTCGCGCCGCCGCTGCCCGAGGCCGCCGGCGCCATCGTGGTGTTGGCCGGTGGCCGGCACCCGGATGCGCCCGAATATGGCGGCGAGACCGTCAGCCCCCATTCCCTGGAGCGCCTGCGCTATGGCGCGCGCCTGCATCGCGACACCGGCCTGCCGCTGCTGGTGAGCGGCGGGCGGGTGCGCGGGGATGAACCCGCCGCCGAGGCGGACCTGCTGGCAGACGTGCTGGAAGGGGAGTTGGGTGTGGCGGTGCGCTGGCGGGAGACCGAAAGCCGCAATACCTGCGAGAACGCGCTGTTCAGCGCGCACCTGCTGGCAGAGGCGGGCATCGAACATGCCCTGCTGGTGTCCCACGCCCTGCACATGCCCCGGGCCGTGTGGTGTTTCCAGCGCACGGAACTGGCGGTCACGCCGTTCCCCACCCTGCCGATGGGCGACCTGTCGCGCCATCGCGGCATCACGGTCGTGCTACCCCAGCCCCGCGCCCTGTGGCTGACGGGGCAGGCGCTGCATGAGTACCTGGGCCTGGTGTGGTACCGGGTGAAGTGGGAAGTGAGAATTGGGAAGTAG
- a CDS encoding DUF99 family protein — translation MSKQLSHVVGFDDAPFARSHRGDVLVAGAVFAGARLDGVLSTRVRRDGANATGRLAACIIASKFHAQLHAVLLQGIAFAGFNVVDLEGLHRETGLPVLVVARRKPSLSTIRRALLDHVPGGKRKWRLIEAAGPMEPLAGVFVQRQGIGETQARRLIENLQINGLMPEPLRVAHMIAGGVTTGESRHRA, via the coding sequence ATGAGCAAACAGCTGTCCCACGTGGTGGGTTTCGATGACGCGCCCTTCGCGCGCAGCCATCGCGGTGACGTGCTGGTGGCGGGTGCCGTATTCGCCGGCGCACGCCTGGACGGCGTGCTCTCCACCCGGGTGCGCCGTGACGGCGCCAATGCCACCGGGCGCCTGGCTGCCTGCATCATCGCCTCGAAGTTTCACGCCCAGCTGCACGCCGTGCTGCTGCAGGGCATCGCCTTCGCCGGCTTCAACGTGGTGGACCTGGAGGGATTGCACCGGGAGACCGGGCTTCCGGTGCTGGTGGTGGCGCGCCGAAAGCCGTCCCTTTCCACCATTCGCCGGGCGCTGCTGGATCACGTGCCGGGTGGCAAACGCAAGTGGCGGCTCATCGAGGCGGCCGGCCCGATGGAGCCATTGGCGGGAGTGTTCGTGCAACGCCAGGGCATCGGTGAGACCCAGGCGCGACGCCTGATCGAGAACCTGCAGATCAACGGACTGATGCCCGAACCCCTGCGCGTGGCGCACATGATCGCGGGCGGGGTGACGACGGGGGAGAGTCGGCATAGGGCTTGA
- a CDS encoding DUF6231 family protein — translation MDPRILADLTHLPEELGPRSLLVISGPDNPLPEAIHARLPTLPITWLFTTEAYPALEDVDRHELVLVLDALTALDRDQATHMIARLRDLNSESLYVLMPEGGENGWHEQDLIALGLTRVRSYAQAQGNIHLFRFNLKDYKKTPDWLNPRYWANPEMWEKARW, via the coding sequence ATGGACCCGCGCATCCTCGCCGACCTGACCCACCTGCCCGAGGAACTGGGCCCCCGCTCCCTGCTGGTGATCAGCGGGCCCGACAACCCGTTGCCCGAGGCCATCCACGCGCGCCTGCCCACACTGCCCATCACCTGGCTGTTCACCACCGAGGCCTACCCCGCCCTGGAGGACGTGGACCGCCACGAACTGGTGCTGGTGCTGGATGCCCTGACGGCACTGGACCGCGACCAGGCCACCCACATGATCGCCCGCCTGCGGGATCTGAACAGCGAGAGCCTGTACGTGCTCATGCCCGAGGGCGGCGAGAACGGATGGCATGAACAGGACCTGATCGCCCTGGGCCTGACCCGGGTGCGCAGCTACGCTCAGGCACAAGGCAACATCCACCTGTTCCGCTTCAACCTCAAGGACTACAAGAAGACCCCGGACTGGCTGAACCCGCGATACTGGGCGAATCCGGAGATGTGGGAAAAGGCCCGTTGGTGA
- a CDS encoding DUF4397 domain-containing protein, which translates to MKRILVLMVFLLAALSLAGCNSSSSSSSSSDPTTQVRVLHASPDAPAVNILAGGSPVLEGVDYKDGSGYLTVPAGSLEVAVDGLLPGGATLTVIGPLDIDLEAGTQYTVVAFGEVTEIKPLLITVDRVTVGAGETRIQVLHAAPNAPEVDVYLLPPDTNTVPEGVAPVGTFEAEGVLGPVNVQAGSYQIIVTLADDADTIVFDSGTVDLPGGADLLVVAVQNTAAGDAPISLVVMDGEGSTEILDKNSPANVRVVHASADAPNVDVVANDVVTLVNDLAFPEFTAYLAPAPDTYNIKVGPTGNAVGNPVIEADLTLEAGQSYTVIAVGTLAEIEPLVLVDNRRRIATEARVRIVHASTLAGNVDIFVTDAADTDLTTVDPVFSDVPFKAETGYVSLAAGTYFVTVTPVGEPETAAIGPVELELEAGGLYGAIARDPLPPETDLGLILLDDLAEPI; encoded by the coding sequence ATGAAACGAATCCTCGTATTGATGGTTTTCCTGCTGGCGGCGCTGTCGCTGGCGGGGTGCAACAGCAGTTCCTCTTCATCCTCATCCTCCGACCCGACGACCCAGGTGCGCGTCCTGCACGCTTCTCCCGACGCGCCCGCGGTCAACATCCTGGCGGGTGGTTCGCCCGTGCTGGAAGGCGTGGATTACAAGGATGGTTCCGGTTACCTGACCGTCCCGGCCGGCAGTCTTGAGGTGGCCGTCGACGGCCTTCTGCCTGGTGGAGCAACGTTGACCGTCATCGGTCCTCTGGACATTGATCTGGAGGCCGGGACCCAGTACACGGTGGTGGCGTTCGGGGAGGTGACGGAAATCAAGCCTCTGCTGATCACTGTCGACCGCGTGACCGTGGGTGCCGGCGAAACCCGCATCCAGGTATTGCACGCGGCACCCAACGCCCCTGAGGTGGATGTCTATCTGCTGCCTCCCGACACCAACACCGTTCCCGAAGGTGTCGCACCCGTCGGCACCTTCGAGGCTGAAGGCGTGCTCGGTCCCGTCAACGTCCAGGCGGGCAGCTACCAGATCATCGTGACCCTCGCGGATGATGCCGACACCATCGTGTTTGACTCCGGCACGGTTGATTTGCCCGGTGGCGCCGATCTGCTGGTGGTCGCGGTGCAGAATACAGCTGCCGGTGACGCTCCCATCAGCCTGGTGGTGATGGATGGCGAAGGTTCCACTGAGATCCTGGACAAGAACAGTCCGGCCAATGTACGGGTGGTGCATGCCTCGGCTGATGCGCCCAATGTGGACGTGGTGGCCAATGATGTTGTCACGCTGGTCAATGATCTTGCCTTCCCGGAGTTCACTGCATACCTGGCGCCTGCCCCTGATACCTACAACATCAAGGTTGGCCCCACGGGCAACGCCGTGGGCAACCCGGTCATCGAGGCGGATCTGACCCTGGAGGCCGGGCAGAGCTACACCGTGATTGCTGTAGGTACGCTGGCCGAGATCGAGCCCCTGGTCCTGGTGGACAACCGGCGTCGGATCGCCACCGAGGCCCGCGTGCGCATCGTGCATGCTTCGACGCTGGCCGGGAATGTGGATATCTTCGTGACCGATGCGGCCGATACCGATCTGACCACTGTCGATCCGGTGTTCAGCGATGTGCCCTTCAAGGCTGAGACCGGTTATGTGTCGCTGGCAGCCGGCACCTACTTTGTGACCGTGACGCCTGTTGGCGAGCCGGAAACAGCTGCCATCGGTCCCGTGGAGCTGGAACTCGAGGCAGGCGGCCTCTACGGCGCCATCGCCCGTGATCCGCTCCCGCCCGAAACTGACTTGGGACTTATCCTGCTGGACGACCTGGCGGAGCCCATCTAA
- the amrB gene encoding AmmeMemoRadiSam system protein B: MIRMEARSLQGAVRPAAVAGHFYPADAGLLRTVVEGLLSDFAEAEPPARPPKALIVPHAGYVYSGAVAARAYNRLRGANGIRRVVLVGPAHRVGFYGIAAPEAAWFETPLGRVPVDQPAVEQACELSSVFRYDAAHAPEHCLEVQLPFLQRTLSEDFTLVPLVVGGATTNDMARTLEAVWGGPETLVVISSDLSHHLDYDAARIVDERTSRAIETLDEEGIEAGMACGRVPIQGLLRLARQRGLAAERLDLRCSGDTAGPRDRVVGYGAYAFGD; the protein is encoded by the coding sequence ATGATCAGAATGGAAGCGAGGAGTTTGCAGGGTGCCGTCCGCCCGGCGGCGGTGGCAGGTCATTTCTATCCGGCGGACGCCGGTCTGTTGCGTACCGTCGTCGAGGGCCTGCTCTCGGACTTCGCCGAGGCCGAGCCCCCGGCGCGTCCCCCCAAGGCCCTGATCGTCCCCCATGCGGGTTATGTGTATTCCGGCGCCGTGGCTGCCCGGGCCTATAACCGGCTGCGGGGCGCCAATGGCATTCGCCGGGTGGTACTGGTGGGGCCGGCCCACCGGGTGGGATTCTATGGCATCGCGGCCCCCGAGGCCGCCTGGTTCGAAACCCCGCTCGGCCGTGTGCCCGTAGACCAGCCGGCGGTGGAACAGGCCTGCGAGCTGTCCTCGGTGTTCCGCTATGATGCCGCCCACGCACCCGAGCACTGCCTGGAGGTGCAACTGCCCTTTCTGCAGCGCACCCTGAGCGAGGACTTCACCCTGGTGCCCCTGGTGGTGGGCGGTGCCACCACCAATGACATGGCCCGGACCCTGGAGGCCGTGTGGGGCGGACCCGAGACCCTGGTGGTGATCAGCTCCGACCTCAGCCATCACCTGGATTACGACGCCGCGCGCATCGTGGACGAACGCACCAGCCGGGCCATCGAGACCCTGGACGAGGAGGGCATCGAGGCGGGCATGGCCTGCGGCCGGGTGCCCATCCAGGGCCTGCTGCGCCTGGCCCGCCAACGGGGCCTGGCGGCCGAGCGCCTGGACCTGCGCTGCTCCGGGGATACCGCCGGCCCGCGCGACCGGGTGGTCGGCTACGGGGCCTATGCCTTCGGTGACTGA
- a CDS encoding sensor domain-containing protein: MTDQSQPLDLMSRYDTLNEGVLRAVLEEMVDGVVLINRLGIIREVNPAVTRIFGYERKEMLGANVSLLVPSPDRERHDQYLRNYLQTGEGRIIGVGRTVHGQRKDGSLFPMELAVSEVKAGGEHLFAGIVRDISERHQFHQTLALFRRAMDSAYNGIAIADVDAEGERISYANAAFAQITGIPAVDLLGRSLTLLACEGEDGQTCTAMVSQMRTGGSMRRTLRCQRPDGSLFWNDVTLSPIFNERGEISQCIAVLADATALKESEQALRRSRDALERQVEARTENLTEVVRQLRREIEERTRVESALRLSEQRLANAQRIARLGHWEWEIATGRLYWSAEVYNLLGLGPEFTTPDYERFLEMIPGDDRQRLQEAIARCLEHGLPYEIDHRITCPDGSERILHEDGELVYDDEGKPLLLRGTAQDITERHDYQNRLRHLANFDPVTGLPNRTLFKDRLQHALANATRNQRLVALLFLDMDQFKNVNDSLGHMMGDELLRQTAERLLGCVREGDTVARFGGDEFIILLENIEHSEQASLSAERVVQAMRRPFRLGEHEHFCNVSIGISLYPEDDEHPEDLVRHADSAMYLAKAQGGAGYRFYTPDMNTRAMERLLLQNQLHQALELGQFQVHYQPQMDLRSGRICGVEALVRWQHPERGLVPPAEFIPMAEDTGLIEPLGEWVLRTAAREVRGWQDRGLPALNLSVNLSPRQFRHPDLPGMVERVLAESGLEAERLELEITERLIIVDLEHTVDTLSRIARLGVRVSIDDFGTGHSSLAYLKRLPVHALKIDREFVDGIGQDSDDAAIAEAVIALGRTLRLQVIAEGVETREQASFLREHGCDAVQGFFIARPMPAGELTGWLS; this comes from the coding sequence ATGACCGATCAGTCCCAGCCCCTGGACCTGATGTCCCGCTACGACACCCTGAACGAAGGTGTCCTGCGGGCCGTCCTGGAGGAGATGGTGGACGGCGTGGTGCTCATCAACCGCCTGGGCATCATCCGCGAGGTGAACCCGGCGGTGACGCGCATCTTCGGCTATGAACGCAAGGAGATGCTGGGTGCCAACGTCAGTCTGCTCGTGCCCTCGCCGGACCGGGAGCGCCACGACCAGTATCTGCGCAACTACCTGCAGACCGGCGAGGGCCGCATCATCGGCGTGGGCCGCACGGTCCACGGTCAGCGCAAGGACGGCAGCCTGTTCCCCATGGAGCTGGCCGTGAGCGAGGTCAAGGCCGGTGGCGAGCACCTGTTTGCCGGGATCGTGCGGGACATCAGCGAGCGCCACCAGTTTCACCAGACCCTGGCCCTGTTCCGCAGGGCCATGGACAGTGCCTACAACGGCATCGCCATCGCAGACGTGGACGCCGAGGGCGAGCGCATCAGCTACGCCAATGCCGCCTTCGCCCAGATCACCGGCATCCCGGCGGTGGACCTGCTCGGACGGAGCCTGACCCTGCTGGCCTGCGAGGGCGAGGACGGGCAGACCTGCACGGCGATGGTCTCACAGATGCGCACCGGTGGTTCGATGCGCAGGACCCTGCGCTGCCAGCGCCCGGACGGCAGCCTGTTCTGGAACGATGTCACCCTCTCGCCCATCTTCAACGAGCGCGGCGAGATCAGCCAGTGCATCGCCGTGCTTGCCGATGCCACGGCGCTCAAGGAGAGCGAACAGGCCCTGCGCCGCAGCCGGGACGCCCTGGAACGGCAGGTGGAGGCGCGCACCGAAAACCTCACCGAGGTGGTCAGGCAGTTGCGCCGGGAGATCGAGGAACGCACCCGGGTGGAGTCCGCCCTGCGCCTGAGCGAGCAGCGCCTGGCCAACGCCCAGCGCATCGCGCGCCTCGGCCACTGGGAATGGGAGATCGCCACCGGCCGGCTGTACTGGTCCGCCGAGGTCTACAACCTCCTGGGCCTGGGCCCGGAATTCACCACGCCGGACTACGAGCGTTTCCTGGAGATGATCCCCGGGGACGACCGGCAGCGGCTGCAGGAGGCCATCGCCCGCTGCCTCGAGCACGGCCTGCCCTACGAGATCGACCATCGCATCACCTGCCCGGACGGCAGCGAGCGCATCCTCCACGAGGACGGCGAGCTGGTCTACGACGACGAGGGCAAACCCCTGCTGTTGCGCGGTACCGCCCAGGACATCACCGAACGCCACGACTACCAGAACCGGCTCAGGCACCTGGCCAACTTCGACCCGGTCACCGGGCTGCCCAACCGCACCCTGTTCAAGGACCGCCTGCAGCACGCCCTGGCCAACGCGACGCGCAACCAGCGCCTGGTGGCCCTGCTGTTCCTGGACATGGACCAGTTCAAGAACGTCAACGACAGCCTGGGCCACATGATGGGCGACGAGTTGTTGCGCCAGACCGCGGAGAGGCTGCTGGGCTGCGTGCGCGAGGGCGACACCGTGGCCCGATTCGGCGGCGACGAGTTCATCATCCTCCTGGAGAACATCGAGCACAGCGAACAGGCGAGCCTGTCCGCCGAGCGCGTGGTGCAGGCCATGCGCCGCCCCTTCCGCCTGGGCGAGCACGAGCATTTCTGCAACGTGAGCATCGGCATCAGCCTGTACCCGGAAGACGACGAGCACCCGGAGGACCTGGTGCGCCACGCCGACAGCGCCATGTACCTGGCCAAGGCCCAGGGTGGCGCCGGCTACCGCTTCTACACCCCGGACATGAACACCCGGGCCATGGAGCGCCTGCTGTTGCAGAACCAGCTGCACCAGGCCCTGGAACTGGGCCAGTTCCAGGTCCACTACCAGCCCCAGATGGACCTGCGCAGCGGACGCATCTGCGGTGTCGAGGCCCTGGTGCGCTGGCAGCACCCGGAGCGGGGCCTGGTCCCGCCCGCGGAATTCATTCCGATGGCCGAGGACACGGGCCTCATCGAGCCCCTGGGGGAATGGGTGCTGCGCACCGCGGCGCGGGAGGTGCGCGGCTGGCAGGACCGGGGGCTGCCGGCCCTCAACCTGAGCGTGAACCTCTCTCCCCGCCAGTTCCGTCACCCGGACCTGCCGGGCATGGTGGAGCGCGTGCTGGCGGAATCGGGGCTGGAGGCGGAGCGTCTGGAGCTGGAGATCACCGAGCGGCTGATCATCGTGGACCTGGAACACACCGTGGACACCCTCAGCCGCATCGCCCGACTGGGCGTGCGGGTGTCCATCGACGACTTCGGTACCGGGCATTCCTCCCTCGCCTACCTCAAGCGCCTGCCCGTGCACGCGCTCAAGATCGACCGGGAATTCGTCGACGGTATCGGCCAGGACAGTGACGATGCCGCCATCGCCGAGGCGGTGATCGCCCTGGGCCGCACCCTGCGACTTCAGGTGATCGCCGAGGGGGTGGAGACCCGGGAACAGGCCAGCTTCCTGCGCGAACACGGCTGCGATGCGGTCCAGGGATTCTTCATCGCCCGGCCCATGCCTGCTGGGGAACTGACGGGCTGGCTCAGCTGA
- a CDS encoding putative PEP-binding protein — MELTADLTGHDPMSAMQLTPYAPGQARGTLRRPRSGPGILVLEHGELDGLSGPFTGLVMVSAAPFSHAMIRLLDLGVPVVMADRAQADRLPLGEQVWLDGERGLLVHPAGDMALASPPAWTAVPARTGDGERIELRCTVGDASAAGRARAAGATAIGLVRTEYLLPADDAVPDEAYYQQAFADICQAANPLPVTLRLLDIAADKRPSWLSGAALPGGALGMQGARLFNEIEVQRIVQAQVRAAGRVARQHQLRLLIPYLTSVEEFLRWREVVLADLPDRLPIGAMVETPALAMMLDRLMDEADFVALGLNDLMQCLFAADRDQPALGPWLDPHAPALYRFLDGVAEAAGAQVGEIQLCGLLPQLPGILPVLLGLGFRTFSVTAHVLPYLHRRAARVPMAEARALAQQVCCATDSDAVRAMLTSFMEQSRLDPLIAED; from the coding sequence TTGGAGTTGACCGCTGACCTGACCGGCCATGATCCCATGAGCGCCATGCAACTCACACCCTACGCACCGGGCCAGGCCCGGGGCACGCTCCGGCGTCCCCGGTCCGGCCCCGGGATCCTGGTCCTGGAGCATGGCGAACTGGACGGGCTGTCCGGGCCGTTCACGGGCCTCGTGATGGTGAGCGCCGCGCCGTTTTCCCATGCCATGATCCGGCTGCTGGATCTGGGCGTGCCGGTGGTCATGGCGGACCGTGCCCAGGCCGATCGCTTGCCCTTGGGTGAGCAGGTCTGGCTGGACGGCGAGCGGGGCCTGCTGGTCCATCCGGCAGGGGACATGGCCCTCGCATCACCACCCGCGTGGACAGCGGTCCCTGCCCGGACCGGGGACGGCGAGCGCATCGAGCTGCGCTGCACCGTGGGCGATGCCTCCGCAGCCGGTCGGGCGCGGGCGGCGGGGGCCACGGCCATCGGCCTGGTGCGTACCGAATACCTGCTGCCGGCGGACGACGCCGTGCCCGACGAGGCCTACTATCAGCAGGCGTTCGCGGACATCTGCCAGGCGGCCAACCCCCTGCCGGTGACTTTGCGCTTGCTGGATATCGCCGCCGACAAGCGGCCGTCCTGGCTGAGTGGCGCGGCGCTGCCCGGCGGCGCGTTGGGCATGCAGGGAGCGCGGCTGTTCAACGAGATCGAAGTGCAACGCATCGTCCAGGCCCAGGTGCGGGCGGCGGGCCGTGTCGCTCGCCAGCATCAACTGCGCCTGCTGATCCCCTACCTCACCTCGGTGGAGGAGTTCCTGCGCTGGCGCGAGGTAGTGCTGGCCGACCTGCCGGACCGGCTGCCCATCGGCGCCATGGTGGAGACGCCAGCCTTGGCCATGATGCTGGACCGGCTGATGGACGAGGCCGACTTCGTTGCCCTCGGCCTCAATGATCTGATGCAGTGCCTGTTCGCTGCGGACCGGGACCAGCCGGCGCTGGGGCCCTGGCTGGATCCCCACGCGCCGGCCCTGTACCGTTTTCTCGACGGGGTGGCCGAGGCCGCCGGTGCGCAGGTGGGGGAGATCCAGTTGTGCGGCCTGCTGCCCCAGCTGCCGGGCATTCTGCCGGTGTTGCTGGGTCTCGGCTTTCGCACCTTTTCCGTCACCGCCCACGTGCTGCCCTATCTGCATCGGCGCGCGGCACGGGTGCCCATGGCCGAGGCCCGGGCCCTGGCACAGCAGGTCTGTTGCGCGACGGATTCCGATGCCGTGCGTGCCATGTTGACGTCTTTCATGGAACAGAGCCGTCTTGACCCGTTGATTGCCGAAGACTAG
- a CDS encoding TraR/DksA family transcriptional regulator, with protein sequence MPASLSDTQIRELEARLKDRLTTLVEETRQILLASDKEPYIRLAGEVHDIGEQSVADLLVDLDLADVDRHVEEVRDVEAALLRIAGQSYGICTDCGDAIAYERLDAYPTAKRCARCQAQHEKTFISPGHPSL encoded by the coding sequence ATGCCCGCTTCATTGTCTGATACCCAGATCAGGGAACTGGAGGCACGCCTGAAGGACCGCCTCACGACGCTGGTGGAAGAGACCCGCCAGATCCTGCTGGCCTCCGACAAGGAACCCTACATCCGACTCGCGGGCGAGGTGCACGACATCGGCGAGCAGTCCGTGGCGGACCTGCTGGTGGACCTGGATCTGGCGGACGTGGACCGCCACGTGGAGGAGGTCCGTGATGTGGAGGCCGCGCTGCTGCGCATCGCCGGCCAGAGCTACGGCATCTGCACCGACTGCGGCGACGCGATTGCCTATGAGCGCCTGGACGCCTATCCCACCGCCAAGCGCTGCGCCCGCTGCCAGGCGCAGCATGAAAAGACGTTCATCTCGCCGGGGCATCCTTCCCTTTAA